A region from the Rhodamnia argentea isolate NSW1041297 chromosome 7, ASM2092103v1, whole genome shotgun sequence genome encodes:
- the LOC125316013 gene encoding translocase of chloroplast 34, chloroplastic-like — MQLPYIFCVTSLTVMHNYSLFICFYQGDAIPVALVENSGRCNKNENIEKVLPCGTAWIPNLVKTITEVALNGSKPILVNKKLIEGPNPDRRWKEFIPLVFAFQYFFIIKPLQRAIKNDMARETRPAWELRDTGLSSRKF; from the exons ATGCAACTTCCATATATTTTCTGTGTGACTTCTCTCACTGTAATGCATAATTAttcacttttcatttgtttttaccAGGGCGATGCCATTCCTGTTGCCTTGGTTGAGAACAGTGGGAGATGTAATAAGAATGAAAACATTGAAAAG GTTCTTCCTTGTGGAACAGCTTGGATTCCCAATTTAGTTAAAACAATCACAGAGGTCGCGTTAAATGGAAGCAAACCTATATTGGTAAACAAGAAGCTGATTGAAGGGCCAAATCCTGATAGGAGATGGAAAGAATTTATACCATTAGTTTTTGCATTCCAA TACTTCTTCATCATTAAACCTCTACAACGGGCAATCAAGAATGATATGGCAAGGGAGACAAGACCAGCATGGGAGCTAAGGGACACTGGGTTGTCTAGTCGAAAGTTTTAA